A region from the Triticum aestivum cultivar Chinese Spring chromosome 3D, IWGSC CS RefSeq v2.1, whole genome shotgun sequence genome encodes:
- the LOC123075437 gene encoding polygalacturonase inhibitor, translating to MRMHSHALLVVLLCSLLAGAGNAEPSPDPTYKDCHPGDKAALLAFKAALGEPYHLSGWTSDSPCCDWNGVTCDHFTGRVVSLAVFQDANITGTIPSALAGLPHLQDLTLRHLPLLSGPIPPAIGKLSNLSSLRISWTAVSGPVPSFLGSLKKLTFLELSFNSLTGAIPASLGTIPNLSGINLSRNRLTGAIPMFLSKSADQVYLWLSHNNLTGPLPAGFAAVNFAHLDLSRNDLTGDASGLFGRGKELQYIDLSRNDFDFDLSGVVLPEQLYFVDVSHNAIHGSIPAQVANLSNLQFFNVSYNKLCGPVPTGGNMARLNLYNFQHNKCLCSAPLPPCKK from the coding sequence ATGAGGATGCACTCACACGCCTTGCTCGTcgtcctcctctgctctctcctcgCCGGCGCGGGCAACGCCGAGCCCTCTCCAGACCCGACCTACAAGGACTGCCACCCGGGCGACAAGGCGGCGCTGCTCGCCTTCAAGGCCGCCCTCGGGGAGCCCTACCACTTGTCGGGGTGGACATCCGACAGCCCCTGCTGCGACTGGAACGGCGTCACCTGCGACCACTTCACCGGCCGCGTCGTCAGCCTCGCCGTCTTCCAGGACGCCAACATCACGGGCACCATCCCCAGCGCCCTCGCCGGCCTCCCTCACCTGCAGGacctcaccttgcgccacctcccATTGCTGTCGGGCCCTATACCGCCGGCGATCGGCAAGCTCTCCAACCTCTCGAGCCTCCGCATATCCTGGACGGCCGTGTCGGGCCCCGTCCCGTCCTTCCTGGGCTCGCTCAAGAAGCTCACCTTCCTCGAGCTCTCCTTCAACTCGCTCACCGGCGCCATCCCGGCGTCGCTGGGGACCATCCCCAACCTGTCCGGCATCAACCTCAGCCGCAACCGCCTCACCGGCGCCATCCCGATGTTCCTCAGCAAGTCTGCGGACCAGGTCTACCTCTGGCTGTCGCACAACAACCTCACGGGGCCCCTCCCGGCCGGGTTCGCCGCCGTGAACTTCGCGCACCTCGACCTGTCGCGGAACGACCTGACCGGCGACGCGTCGGGCCTCTTCGGCCGCGGGAAGGAGTTGCAGTACATCGACCTGTCCCGCAACGACTTTGATTTCGACCTATCGGGCGTGGTGCTCCCGGAGCAGCTCTACTTCGTCGACGTGAGCCACAATGCCATCCATGGTAGCATCCCGGCGCAGGTCGCCAACTTGTCCAACCTGCAGTTCTTCAACGTCAGCTACAACAAGCTCTGCGGCCCCGTGCCGACCGGCGGTAACATGGCGAGGTTAAATCTCTACAACTTCCAGCACAACAAGTGCCTCTGCAGTGCTCCCCTCCCTCCATGCAAGAAATAG
- the LOC123080484 gene encoding polygalacturonase inhibitor isoform X1, giving the protein MRMHSHALFVLLLCSLLVGAATAEPSRELTYKDCHPDDKAVLLAFPDSWSSSWAPDTLCCDWFAVACDRSTGRVVGFSVFQDPSFTGTIPSTIAGLTHLEDLFLHHLPGLSGPIPPAIGKLANLSRLEISWTGVSGPVPSSLGKLKKLTQLDLSFNSLSGAIPVSLRTIPGITLSRNRLSGAIPQMFLSESAGQDVYLDVSHNNLTGAIPAAFAAVNFTHLDLSRNGLTGDASGLFGRGKELQYIDLSRNAFDFDLSGVVVLPEKLFHLDLSHNAIHGSIPAQVVDVANLLAFNVSYNRLCGPVPTGRNMARITRWWYSYVDQFDCIDVSGSRIVLK; this is encoded by the exons ATGAGGATGCACTCACACGCTTTGTtcgtcctcctcctctgctctctcctcgTCGGCGCGGCAACCGCCGAGCCCTCTCGGGAGCTTACTTACAAGGATTGCCACCCTGACGACAAGGCGGTGCTGCTCGCCTTCCCGGACTCCTGGTCCTCGTCATGGGCGCCCGACACACTCTGCTGCGACTGGTTCGCCGTCGCCTGCGACCGCTCCACCGGCCGCGTCGTGGGCTTCTCCGTCTTCCAGGACCCCAGCTTCACGGGCACCATCCCCAGCACCATTGCCGGTCTCACCCACCTGGAGGACCTCTTCCTGCACCACCTCCCGGGGCTGTCGGGCCCCATACCGCCGGCGATAGGCAAGCTCGCCAACCTCTCCAGGCTCGAAATCTCATGGACGGGGGTGTCTGGCCCCGTGCCGTCCTCCCTGGGCAAGCTCAAGAAGCTCACCCAGCTCGACCTCTCCTTCAACTCGCTCAGCGGCGCCATCCCGGTGTCGCTGAGGACCATCCCCGGCATCACCCTCAGCCGCAACCGCCTCAGCGGCGCCATCCCCCAGATGTTCCTCAGCGAGTCCGCGGGCCAGGACGTCTACCTCGACGTGTCGCACAACAACCTCACCGGTGCCATCCCGGCCGCGTTCGCCGCCGTGAACTTCACGCACCTCGACCTCTCGCGCAATGGCCTGACCGGCGACGCGTCGGGCCTCTTCGGGCGCGGCAAGGAGCTGCAGTACATCGACCTGTCCCGCAACGCCTTCGATTTCGACCTGTCAGGCGTGGTGGTGCTCCCGGAGAAGCTCTTCCACCTGGACCTGAGCCACAATGCCATCCATGGCAGCATCCCGGCGCAGGTCGTGGACGTGGCCAACCTGCTGGCCTTCAACGTCAGCTACAATAGGCTCTGCGGCCCCGTGCCGACCGGCAGGAACATGGCGAG AATAACGAGATGGTGGTATTCATATGTCGACCAATTCGACTGTATTGATGTCTCTGGATCAAGAATTGTGCTGAAATAA
- the LOC123080484 gene encoding polygalacturonase inhibitor isoform X2 — translation MRMHSHALFVLLLCSLLVGAATAEPSRELTYKDCHPDDKAVLLAFPDSWSSSWAPDTLCCDWFAVACDRSTGRVVGFSVFQDPSFTGTIPSTIAGLTHLEDLFLHHLPGLSGPIPPAIGKLANLSRLEISWTGVSGPVPSSLGKLKKLTQLDLSFNSLSGAIPVSLRTIPGITLSRNRLSGAIPQMFLSESAGQDVYLDVSHNNLTGAIPAAFAAVNFTHLDLSRNGLTGDASGLFGRGKELQYIDLSRNAFDFDLSGVVVLPEKLFHLDLSHNAIHGSIPAQVVDVANLLAFNVSYNRLCGPVPTGRNMARFDLYNFQHNKCLCGAPLPPCKK, via the coding sequence ATGAGGATGCACTCACACGCTTTGTtcgtcctcctcctctgctctctcctcgTCGGCGCGGCAACCGCCGAGCCCTCTCGGGAGCTTACTTACAAGGATTGCCACCCTGACGACAAGGCGGTGCTGCTCGCCTTCCCGGACTCCTGGTCCTCGTCATGGGCGCCCGACACACTCTGCTGCGACTGGTTCGCCGTCGCCTGCGACCGCTCCACCGGCCGCGTCGTGGGCTTCTCCGTCTTCCAGGACCCCAGCTTCACGGGCACCATCCCCAGCACCATTGCCGGTCTCACCCACCTGGAGGACCTCTTCCTGCACCACCTCCCGGGGCTGTCGGGCCCCATACCGCCGGCGATAGGCAAGCTCGCCAACCTCTCCAGGCTCGAAATCTCATGGACGGGGGTGTCTGGCCCCGTGCCGTCCTCCCTGGGCAAGCTCAAGAAGCTCACCCAGCTCGACCTCTCCTTCAACTCGCTCAGCGGCGCCATCCCGGTGTCGCTGAGGACCATCCCCGGCATCACCCTCAGCCGCAACCGCCTCAGCGGCGCCATCCCCCAGATGTTCCTCAGCGAGTCCGCGGGCCAGGACGTCTACCTCGACGTGTCGCACAACAACCTCACCGGTGCCATCCCGGCCGCGTTCGCCGCCGTGAACTTCACGCACCTCGACCTCTCGCGCAATGGCCTGACCGGCGACGCGTCGGGCCTCTTCGGGCGCGGCAAGGAGCTGCAGTACATCGACCTGTCCCGCAACGCCTTCGATTTCGACCTGTCAGGCGTGGTGGTGCTCCCGGAGAAGCTCTTCCACCTGGACCTGAGCCACAATGCCATCCATGGCAGCATCCCGGCGCAGGTCGTGGACGTGGCCAACCTGCTGGCCTTCAACGTCAGCTACAATAGGCTCTGCGGCCCCGTGCCGACCGGCAGGAACATGGCGAGGTTCGATCTCTACAACTTCCAGCACAACAAATGCCTCTGCGGTGCTCCCCTCCCTCCGTGCAAGAAATGA
- the LOC123080485 gene encoding IST1 homolog — protein MSMLEAFFGKGAGGGGGGGFRAAKCKTLLKLSIPRIKLLRNRRELQLRQMRRDIAKLLEAGQEATARIRVEHIIREENMMAAQEILELFCELVAVRLPVIEAQKECPIDLKEAISSICFAAPRCSDLPELMQVQMMFATKYGKEFVAAAAELMPDSGVNRQIIELLSIRPPPVDIKMKLLKEIAEEHEIDWDPSETETEYLKPHEDLLNGPTYFSGSTLPLPKEKHEEPVAATAADEPGEDYQSDGGFDSLDLPEVPKAAIRPASGTQSTPDIGPHVQSSQSAAHDFPNPPDLEENPTADAALYNYLKSSEPPVSPQFAQPRMPALPDEKKQFVPFVSPPPFASASSMERSDSIPLNSPQVKPTEQEFFTRSVDEVTAPQTPKDFNMFSKRPEQVHSISPIESGENIDMDGVVSAAQTAADSAERAASAARAAANLAKLCIADLKKNTRVYESHSDGSQKESHHQTEQKPVFDHQDSFSNDFEGYAPSHVPQRSTSLEDDPFSYPNLFSAKP, from the exons ATGTCGATGCTGGAAGCCTTCTTCGGcaagggcgccggcggcggcggcggcggcggcttccgcgCCGCCAAGTG CAAGACGCTGCTCAAGCTGTCCATCCCGCGGATAAAGCTGCTGCGGAACCGCCGGGAGCTGCAGCTGCGCCAGATGCGCCGGGACATCGCCAAGCTCCTCGAGGCCGGCCAGGAAGCCACCGCCAGAATCAGG GTGGAGCACATCATCCGGGAGGAGAACATGATGGCGGCGCAGGAGATCCTGGAGCTCTTCTGCGAGCTCGTCGCCGTTCGCCTGCCCGTCATAGAGGCCCAAAA GGAATGCCCTATAGATCTCAAAGAGGCAATATCCAGCATCTGTTTTGCTGCTCCTAGGTGTTCAGATTTGCCTGAACTGATGCAAGTCCAAATGATGTTTGCAACTAAATATGGGAAGGAGTTTGTTGCTGCAGCTGCAGAACTTATGCCGGATTCTGGGGTCAACCGTCAG ATAATTGAACTACTTTCAATCCGTCCTCCTCCAGTAGATATAAAGATGAAACTGCTGAAGGAGATTGCTGAGGAACATGAGATCGACTGGGATCCATCAGAAACAGAGACAGAAtatcttaaaccccatgaagatcTATTG AATGGACCAACCTACTTCAGTGGTTCAACACTGCCACTTCCAAAGGAGAAACACGAGGAACCAGTAGCTGCAACTGCCGCTGACGAACCTGGTGAAGATTATCAATCTGATGGCGGCTTTGACTCACTGGATTTGCCTGAAGTCCCAAAAGCAGCAATTCGTCCAGCTTCTGGTACTCAATCAACCCCAGATATTGGTCCACATGTGCAAAGCTCACAGTCGGCTGCTCATGATTTCCCAAACCCACCTGACTTGGAAGAGAATCCAACAGCTGATGCTGCTTTATATAATTATCTGAAAAGTTCAGAACCCCCAGTTTCTCCACAATTTGCTCAGCCAAGGATGCCAGCTTTGCCAGATGAAAAGAAGCAATTTGTTCCTTTTGTCTCTCCCCCACcatttgcttctgcttcttctatGGAGAGAAGTGACTCGATTCCCTTAAATTCTCCTCAAGTGAAGCCAACAGAGCAAGAATTCTTCACAAGGTCAGTTGATGAAGTGACTGCTCCCCAAACACCCAAAGATTTCAACATGTTCTCGAAGCGTCCAGAACAGGTGCATTCGATCTCTCCTATAGAGAGCGGGGAAAATATTGATATGGATGGCGTGGTTTCAGCTGCCCAAACAGCTGCTGATTCAGCAGAGCGAGCTGCATCGGCAGCACGTGCTGCTGCAAACCTTGCAAAACTGTGCATTGCCGATCTAAAGAAGAACACTAGGGTTTATGAGAGCCACAGTGATGGTAGCCAAAAGGAAAGTCATCATCAAACTGAGCAGAAACCGGTATTTGATCATCAGGACTCTTTTTCCAATGACTTTGAGGGTTATGCGCCATCTCATGTGCCTCAGAGATCAACATCGTTGGAGGACGATCCATTCTCCTACCCCAACCTCTTCTCAGCGAAGCCTTGA